Genomic segment of Ignavibacteriales bacterium:
CATCTTACAGCGGCGGTTCACGTTTTGATGCGTTCCGTGAGAAATACAAAAGCACAATTATGCCTTCTTATGAAAATAGGGACGTAAAAGAGCTTGGCAGGATTGCAGAATTTTTATTAACCAAATAAATAATTATCAATCGGTAGTGATATAAAACCCGATTTCATAGGAACCGGGTTTTATTATTTTAAAGAATAATTTTTTTGATCATCTCAGCCGTATCATTCGAAAATAAAATAACATCTAATCATAATCTTTCTTTTCTAATTGCGGATATGCTAAAACCAGCAGAGGTATAAAATTAAAAATATCTCTCTTTCAAAATTTTAAGATGATGATGTGCATGTCCGGTCATGATATATGCAAGTGCGCGTACGGAAAGTTTATTCCCATTTGAAGTGCCGGTACGTATAGACATCTCGTCAGTAAAATTTTTGAACATCAGCATATTTGATGTACGTAATGCACAAAACTCTTCAACAAGATCTGCTAGTTTGATCTCACTGTAATTTGATTGATGAATATATTCGTTCTCGTCAAATCCATGAAGATCTTTATTAT
This window contains:
- a CDS encoding DinB family protein codes for the protein MKRPNKDEYALYYHTYIEKVPDGDVVKSMNKQIAEVKRLFKNVTKKQSEFRYSPEKWSVKEVLGHILEAERIFAYRALRFARNDNKDLHGFDENEYIHQSNYSEIKLADLVEEFCALRTSNMLMFKNFTDEMSIRTGTSNGNKLSVRALAYIMTGHAHHHLKILKERYF